AGTGCCTTTAAGAGCGCTTTCATGGTGCCGCCCGTGCTGACCACATCATCGATGATCACGACGCGATCGCCTTTGTACACGCCGTTTAAGTAGAGTTCGCCCTTGGAGTAGCCGGTGGTCTGGTGGACCGGGATCTCATGCGGCAGCTGGTACTCCCGCTTGCGCATAACGACCATCGGTATGTCGGTCATCGTGGAGAGCACCGAGCCGATGTGGATGCCCATGGCTTCCACCACCACGATCTTGTCCACGTTATTCAGGTCCATCACCTTGATCATCGCGGTGCAGACATCGCGGAGCAGTGCGGGTTCAACGATTGGTACGCCATCGGTGATCGGGTGGATGAAATAGTTGTATTCTCCCCTCTTTACCATGGGGCAGGTTTCTAAGGATTCTACCAGTCGGTCAAGCATGTAATTCACCAATATCGGTTAAAAAAGCCTCAATGCGTTCGCTGTGCACGTGGGGCATACAGACGATCCGCAGGTGCCCGGGTCTCGTCCACGAGACTTTCCACGGCTTTGGGATATCTTCTTTCTTTGCGATAAATGTCGCTACGTTCACGTCGGGTGTTACTGCCCGCTCAAAACCAAAGGTTTCCATGCCGGCAATAAGGCGATGGGTATTTTTCATGCACCCCTTCACGATCGCCCGCATGCCCTCAATCCCGAGATAGTCCATGACCGCAAGGGCCCCGACAACGGGTGCCCCCGGTCGGGTGCCGGCAAGAGTGAACTCCTGTTTTACCGTGAGGTACGGGGTATCGATGTTAAGGGAATTGAGCATATCCGGCTCCCGGGTGAGCAGGCAGCCGCACGGAATCGTGCTCATGCCCATCTTGTGCGGATCAACGGCGATCGTGGTGACGCCAGGCAGGGAGAAGTCGAACGGTATCTGTTTGTCCATAAACGGGATCACCATGCCGCCAAAGGCCGCGTCCACATGGAAGAACACATTGTGCTGGTGTGCGATCTTTGCAAGGGCGGCGATGGGGTCGACCATACCATATTCGGTGGTACCGGCAATGCCGACCAGGGCTATCGTGTTGCTGTCGATCTGTTCTGCAGCGGCATCGGCATCCATCCG
The sequence above is drawn from the Methanomicrobiales archaeon HGW-Methanomicrobiales-1 genome and encodes:
- a CDS encoding tyrosine decarboxylase MfnA (catalyzes the decarboxylation of L-tyrosine to produce tyramine), with amino-acid sequence MLNKGCPEEELFSFFSQKKREDIDHNYILSSMCTLPHPVAVRAHCMFMETNLGDPGLFPGTASLEQLLIKRFGNLYHCPDAGGYATSGGTESNLQALRLAKVQRNEITYPNAVIPESAHFSFKKSCDILGIEMRGVPLSGDLRMDADAAAEQIDSNTIALVGIAGTTEYGMVDPIAALAKIAHQHNVFFHVDAAFGGMVIPFMDKQIPFDFSLPGVTTIAVDPHKMGMSTIPCGCLLTREPDMLNSLNIDTPYLTVKQEFTLAGTRPGAPVVGALAVMDYLGIEGMRAIVKGCMKNTHRLIAGMETFGFERAVTPDVNVATFIAKKEDIPKPWKVSWTRPGHLRIVCMPHVHSERIEAFLTDIGELHA
- a CDS encoding adenine phosphoribosyltransferase, which codes for MLDRLVESLETCPMVKRGEYNYFIHPITDGVPIVEPALLRDVCTAMIKVMDLNNVDKIVVVEAMGIHIGSVLSTMTDIPMVVMRKREYQLPHEIPVHQTTGYSKGELYLNGVYKGDRVVIIDDVVSTGGTMKALLKALEIAGAEIVDVCIAIQRGDPDIGRPYKSLVKIVVDEKVHVVERYL